In Plasmodium coatneyi strain Hackeri chromosome 3, complete sequence, a genomic segment contains:
- a CDS encoding SICA antigen: MLRKTRKRYRRACQVSGPPSSKEQIVDHMDQDGPREYTLVKKRRQPTSVQTRRTKRPKKRGVDRPVRRTGVGHRMIIDIHLEVLDECQKGDTKLVQEDFFEILVQEFMGSKFIKEENASKEQIPGLGRKTLHPGDVFQRNRFQVQIPGLGKEDFVPKEEVLMVDIPDGDVFKEGVPTEQVPSSDSGFREDNFVTKEAVPKEEVHSSDSGFREKDFFPKEQG; encoded by the exons atgcttcgtaaAACAAGAAAACGGTACAGAAGAGCTTGTCAAGTTTCTGGTCCTCCATCATCGAAGGAACAGATCGTGGACCATATGGACCAGGATGGTCCGcgtgaatataccttagtgaAGAAGCGCAGACAACCAACATCTGTTCAAACGAGAAGAACGAAAAGGCCAAAAAAACGGGGCGTTGATCGTCCTGTTCGTCGCACTGGTGTCGGCcaccgcatgattattgatattcatttagaagttttagacgaatgtcaaaaaggggacactAAACTGGTtcaggaagacttttttgaaattttggttcaagaattcatgggttccaagtttataaaagaagaaaatgcttctaaggaacag attccgggtttaggaaggaagactttgcaCCCAGGGGATGTGTTCcaaaggaacaggttccaagttcagattccgggtttagggaaggaagactttgttccgaaggaagaagttttaATGGTTGATATTCCTGATGGAGATGtttttaaggaaggtgttcctacggaacaggttccaagttcagattccgggtttagggaggacaACTTTGTTACTAAAGAAgctgttcctaaggaagaggttcatagttcagattccgggtttagggagaaagacttttttcctaaggaacagggttaa
- a CDS encoding KIR protein has translation MKLPSYRDYYKKFNGGCNECDECDSTFKQKLQSALQKCPHIDSSTNMILKACCCISQDGNKEGPEYKKKCNFFYYWALDKLIKEDKSCSFSQIVEGVISALENFLQTDTCEILDSENIGEDIIKDRKTIFEYWHNYNDIQLLLRGSGSGCAQKYINYIRALDTVYKRVQGECKSQHDNPYCEEFQKKQDEYDPDKLLNTTCPTGASRPEDTAEKAKQLLKEKCQKKKLPSEKVYCELNNTTHPCSDNYEISTKATRDELKNMLQQNEVWGSYEDQIVLGFCYASKMNKGSGSDKKYCQHFYYWLQTMLYMAKDLNTTFGTIMKNIYRKLKDLNIEDECTEIYANIEHAIYQNMRTVFDYTQDYETIETCARNPHSSEPQCADKYHGYLQKVLPTYEYMSIKCPKEKDNNEKWCMDFQKMANQHSYDELLQLKCSLKHTPECTNITAAILGTLTSIGLPVLSFFLYKYNLLPSSFFNKFGKNSGRRSTRRGRSTGRHHFDDTFTEGDTSTTLGDSTENDSTIGSTLGSTTDGSTIYNGRPPPPTRGRGRTGAANNNNNRRGGESRKNISYQRI, from the exons ATGAAATTGCCCTCCTATAGAGATTACTATAAAAAGTTTAATGGAGGCTGCAATGAATGTGATGAATGTGATAGTACATTCAAGCAGAAGTTGCAAAGTGCCTTGCAAAAGTGTCCCCATATTGACAGTTCTACAAATATGATTTTGAAAGCGTGCTGTTGTATATCCCAGGATGGAAATAAGGAGGGTCCAGAATATAAGAAGAAatgtaatttcttttattattgggcTTTGGACAAGTTAATTAAGGAAGACAAAAGTTGCTCATTCTCACAAATAGTAGAAGGAGTCATCAGTGCACTGGAAAATTTCCTACAGACAGATACATGTGAAATTTTGGACTCAGAGAATATTGGTGAGGATATTATCAAAGATAGGAAAACAATATTTGAATATTGGCATAACTACAATGATATACAATTGCTATTACGGGGAAGTGGGTCTGGATGTGCTCAGAAATATATTAACTACATAAGGGCCCTTGATACAGTTTATAAAAGGGTACAAGGAGAATGTAAGAGCCAACATGATAATCCATATTGTGAAGAATTTCAAAAGAAGCAGGATGAATACGATCCGGATAAACTGCTTAATACAACATGTCCTACAGGGGCATCGAGACCTGAAGATACGGCGGAGAAGGCAAAGCAACTACTGAAG GAGAAAtgccaaaagaaaaagctacCCTCGGAAAAAGTATATTGTGAATTGAACAATACCACGCATCCGTGTAGTGATAATTATGAAATCAGCACAAAAGCAACAAGGGATGAGCTGAAGAACATGTTGCAGCAGAACGAGGTATGGGGGAGTTACGAAGATCAAATTGTGCTTGGGTTCTGTTATGCAtctaaaatgaataaagggAGTGGTTCTGATAAAAAGTACTGTCAAcacttctattattggctgCAGACTATGCTATACATGGCAAAGGACCTCAATACGACCTTCGGAACAATTATGAAAAACATATACAGAAAATTGAAGGACCTGAATATTGAGGATGAATGTACTGAAATATACGCCAATATTGAACATGCCATCTATCAGAATATGAGAACAGTATTTGATTACACGCAGGACTATGAAACTATAGAAACATGTGCACGGAATCCCCATTCCTCTGAGCCCCAGTGTGCCGATAAATATCACGGTTACTTGCAAAAAGTTCTTCCAACCTACGAATATATGAGCATAAAATGTCCAAAGGAGAAAgataataatgaaaaatggtGTATGGACTTTCAGAAAATGGCTAATCAACACAGTTATGATGAACTATTACAATTGAAATGCTCCTTAAAACATACACCggaatgtacaaatattaCCGCTGCTATATTGGGCACACTAACCTCGATAGGTCTACCAGTGCTcagttttttcctatataaa TATAACCTCCTACCTTCTTCGTTCTTTAACAAATTTGGGAAAAACAGCGGAAGAAGGAGTacaagaaggggaagatccACTGGACGTCATCACTTTGACGACACATTCACAGAGGGTGACACTTCAACAACATTAGGTGACTCCACGGAAAACGACTCAACAATAGGTTCCACACTTGGTTCAACAACAGATggatctaccatatataatggtaggccaccaccacccaccagaggaaggggaagaacaggagcagcaaataataataataatagaagaggaggggaaagcaggaagaatattagttatcagcGTATttaa
- a CDS encoding KIR protein: MAKPADQFLNTLNSYALFYNTFNNDDRTMNDCSSNGVNPQDLKGKLHSNFGGYEKIMQDATKIAKAYCSACEKKGLQTWGDKPCHFFYYWVGDKYGNDLGNKSLSDLLDKIYQGLNEITDTKQCRTYYKDFDETLVSHMKRVYEYYYEHATINKLLLQNGPKCDANWSGYLHEVSSACESIRTRCKGKEYESNTYCGEFKKNYMVHCGVAEALNLYCTEAADLDEGMGHSSIKQKLEAERARLSELEGEVAAASSRAAALSKANEEKLRSATTTSSISSIFGTLGMTVVPFFLYKYKPWSSLFGNNSNGARGGRNNTRKKRSSGREFDASTEDTLTTYTIGDATTKYGTEVSAPSYRAKPRGTTGTGTSNAIPGHHQRNIGYHNM; this comes from the exons atggcAAAACCAGCT gatcaatttttaaatacttTAAATTCATATGCGCTATTTTATAATACCTTCAATAATGATGATCGTACTATGAACGACTGTAGTAGCAATGGTGTAAACCCCCAGGACTTAAAGGGTAAATTACATAGTAACTTCGGAGGGTATGAGAAAATTATGCAGGACGCCACGAAAATCGCGAAGGCTTACTGTTCCGCGTGTGAAAAGAAAGGGCTTCAAACATGGGGTGATAAACCTTgtcatttcttctattactgGGTGGGAGATAAATACGGGAACGACTTAGGTAATAAGTCATTGTCAGACCTTTTAGATAAAATTTACCAGGGGCTGAACGAAATTACTGATACGAAGCAATGCAGAACTTATTACAAAGATTTTGACGAAACTCTTGTCAGCCACATGAAAAgagtatatgaatattacTACGAACATGCGACCATAAACAAGCTGTTACTACAGAATGGGCCTAAATGTGACGCAAATTGGTCAGGGTACCTACACGAAGTTTCCTCAGCATGTGAATCTATAAGAACAAGAtgcaaagggaaggaatacgAAAGTAATACATATTGCGgcgaatttaaaaagaactATATGGTACATTGTGGTGTAGCGGAAGCGTTAAATTTGTATTGTACAGAGGCAGCTGACCTGGACGAAGGTATGGGACATTCCTCCATAAAGCAGAAATTAGAGGCCGAACGCGCCCGCCTATCAGAACTGGAGGGCGAGGTGGCAGCAGCATCCTCCAGAGCAGCAGCATTATCCAAAGCgaacgaagaaaaattacgttcggccaccaccacctcttcCATCTCTTCTATATTTGGCACACTCGGAATGACAGTCGTCCCCTTCTTCTTGTATAAG tataagcCATGGTCTTCTTTGTTTGGTAACAATTCTAATGGAgcaagaggaggaagaaacaacacaagaaagaaaagatcaAGTGGACGCGAATTTGATGCGTCCACAGaagacaccttaacaacatACACTATCGGTGATGCTACCACTAAATATGGAACAGAAGTTTCCGCTCCATCATACAGAGCTAAGCCTAGAGGAACAACAGGGACAGGAACAAGTAATGCTATACCAGGTCATCACCAAAGAAATATTGGTTATCATAACATGTAA
- a CDS encoding KIR protein — MDGSHGSGKLSCSKRKDRLSRYGNILEQRVEEIKNKDNLADDILHACCCLSDIYNESRDKYGPCHLIYYTVGSVLYGKLGNSVSFDQAMEKVQELLGFMLNGGQCKMEHSENGKKLFELMESQSSYNLSPEEMLQEGGNPKEVRCGRYVKYLEGIAKAAQMVKVHCRNEQNIEDCTGIADINNTHSPEYVAQLIDTLISEPQAAGITEKEQQILTEVDLEQLPSKITYNKFENGKGNLGEGDDDMEGTPLCKWETMQTKLKNALQTALSSYVDLQDDIENIAKGWCYLTNMESAKTVDNLAYYAFYYWLGDKIWKERGNSNFISNVIKTIYDTLEEVFPSITYGRICTDVKKENFRLMKEAHEYIQDHDQLQTHLQGAKLHETPCDRGYHEHLENSYKAYEEIFKKCTQGTGGGDACFKQSQGICKDFEHKKLKELKCTLIKEPEASRARNHAPSTKDATSRETNTSTPSPGGSTLVPTIMSTVLPMMGIPAAVAFFLYKSAQLIIQQQKIILPSMIGHQNEEG, encoded by the exons ATGGATGGAAGTCATGGAAGTGGAAAGCTTTCTTGTAGTAAAAGGAAAGATCGATTGAGCAGATATGGGAATATATTAGAGCAAAGAGtggaggaaattaaaaataaggaTAATCTAGCAGATGATATTTTACATGCCTGCTGCTGCTTATctgatatatataatgagagTAGAGATAAGTATGGACCCTGCCAccttatatattatacagtGGGGAGTGTACTATATGGGAAATTAGGCAATAGCGTTTCATTTGATCAAGCTATGGAAAAAGTACAGGAACTATTAGGATTCATGCTAAATGGGGGACAGTGTAAAATGGAACACagtgaaaatgggaaaaagctGTTCGAATTAATGGAAAGTCAGTCCAGTTATAATTTAAGCCCAGAAGAAATGTTGCAGGAAGGTGGAAATCCTAAGGAAGTCCGTTGTGGGCGGTATGTTAAATATTTGGAAGGAATTGCTAAAGCAGCCCAAATGGTAAAGGTACATTGTAGGAATGAGCAGAATATTGAGGACTGTACAGGAATTGCTGACATAAATAATACACACAGCCCTGAGTATGTGGCACAGTTGATAGATACATTAATTTCTGAACCGCAAGCTGCAGGAATTACAGAGAAGGAGCAACAAATACTAACG gaagtCGATTTGGAacaattaccttccaaaaTAACGTACAATAAATTCGAGAATGGAAAAGGGAACCTTGGGGAAGGGGACGACGATATGGAAGGTACACCTCTGTGTAAGTGGGAAACGATGCAGACTAAGTTGAAAAATGCTTTACAGACTGCATTAAGCAGTTATGTAGATCTGCAGGATGATATTGAGAACATTGCAAAAGGCTGGTGTTACCTGACTAACATGGAAAGCGCAAAAACAGTTGACAACCTTGCATATTATGctttctattattggcttggggataaaatatggaaggaaagggggaacaGTAACTTCATCTCAAATGTTATAAAAACGATTTACGATACACTGGAGGAGGTGTTCCCTAGTATTACATATGGACGAATATGTACTGatgttaagaaggaaaacttcAGACTAATGAAAGAAGCACATGAGTATATTCAGGATCATGATCAATTACAGACTCACTTGCAGGGAGCTAAGCTCCATGAAACTCCCTGTGATCGGGGTTATCATGAACACCTAGAAAACAGTTATAAAGCTTATGAGGAAATATTTAAGAAATGTACCCAAGGAactggtggtggtgatgcATGTTTTAAACAATCCCAAGGGATATGTAAAGATTTCGAACACAAGAAACtgaaagaattaaaatgtacTCTAATAAAAGAACCAGAGGCAAGCAGAGCAAGAAACCATGCACCGTCCACTAAGGACGCAACCTCCCGAGAAACGAACACCAGCACACCCTCCCCTGGTGGAAGCACGCTCGTCCCCACTATTATGTCCACTGTACTTCCCATGATGGGAATACCAGCAGCTGTCgctttcttcctatataaa AGTGCTCAGCtgattattcaacaacagaagatAATTCTACCATCTATGATAGGTCACCAGAACGAGGAAGGGTAG
- a CDS encoding KIR protein: MTKVDLCSEDDLPSRRIYAAFEQKYGDKQTCEHNSSWTEQMRTILEGNLRGIFKDEGEYAKEITQAWCHVSKMNTTSQSPCSVICDFFYFWLGNMLYDKWKGTASFKAIMENMYTKLQGFNNQCSYETIDNTDDTTLFKERKTIFDYYYDYRTIWKGINASKGSCTQVYNSYLEAADSAYRQLEASADSDNDDFCTKIVNKIGDGKNKIPPPSQLQSKALSDGGKELPPGGEDGDGGGKDLLSCFTPKSKPNPNPNQAGSSGSFSDADNGSASSAMAPAAFSSGALAAVALPTMLFFLYKVILHNYNI, encoded by the coding sequence GTGGATCTGTGCAGTGAGGATGACTTACCTTCCAGAAGAATATATGCAGCATTCGAACAGAAGTATGGTGACAAACAAACATGTGAGCACAACAGCTCCTGGACAGAACAAATGAGGACTATACTGGAGGGTAATTTGAGAGGGATCTTCAAAGATGAAGGAGAATATGCCAAAGAAATTACACAAGCTTGGTGCCATGTATCCAAAATGAATACAACGAGTCAATCACCTTGTTCAGTAATTTgtgatttcttttatttttggctgGGAAATATGTTATATGACAAATGGAAGGGGACTGCTTCATTTAAGGCTATTATGGAGAACATGTACACTAAATTGCAGGGCTTCAACAACCAATGTAGTTATGAAACTATAGACAATACAGATGACACAACTCtctttaaagaaagaaaaaccatCTTTGACTATTATTATGACTACCGAACCATATGGAAGGGAATAAATGCTTCTAAAGGGTCATGTACACAGGTATATAACTCCTATTTAGAGGCAGCTGATTCAGCTTATAGGCAGTTAGAAGCAAGTGCTGACAGTGATAATGATGATTTCTGTactaaaattgtaaataaaaTTGGGGATGGTAAAAACAAAATCCCACCACCATCACAACTGCAGTCTAAAGCACTGTCTGatggagggaaggaactTCCACCAGGCGGAGAGGACGGGGACGGAGGTGGAAAGGATCTCCTTTCCTGTTTCACACCAAAATCTAAACCAAATCCCAATCCAAACcaagctggtagtagtggAAGTTTTAGTGATGCTGATAATGGTTCTGCTAGCAGTGCCATGGCACCTGCTGCCTTTTCTAGCGGTGCATTGGCTGCAGTAGCATTACCAACAATgctattctttttatataaagtaatactacataattataatatataa